In the Glycine max cultivar Williams 82 chromosome 19, Glycine_max_v4.0, whole genome shotgun sequence genome, TGAGTATATCTCCAGCACATCAAATATCGAAGCTGTCGAGAGCCTCTTGACTGACAGAGATGCAACCTTTCAAACTATTCACAAGAAGCTGCTCAAAGCCCAGGACCTCATGAAGAAACAACCAGATCACAAACATCGCGAGATGCATTATCAAGTAGGAGATTGGGTCCTGCTTCGGCTACAGCCCTACCGCCAGTCATCTGCTAAGGGTACTTCCCTATCCTCTGCTAAGCTTGCTAAACGATTTTACGGCCTCTTTCAAGTTATGGAAAGGATTGGCCCCGTTGCTTACAAGCTCAAATTACCCGAAGAAGCTAAGATACACCCAGTTTTTCATTGCTCCAAACTCAAACCCTTTCGAGGATCACCAGTGCCGCCAACTGTAGTTGCTTTTCCCTTGGCCTTCCTCAATGATCAACCTCTGGTGTATCCTTTAGCAATTCTAGACCAACGCAGGACATCGCAGGAAGCTCCTTGGGAAGTGTTAGTCCAGTGACAGGGTCTCTCTCCGGATGAGACCTCATGGGAAGACTGGACCAGGCTGCAAGAGGAATATCACCTTGAGGATAAGGTGATTCTCTAAGGACCGAGGGATGATACGAACACAACCACACCAACAGAGGATGAAGAAGACGCAGCAGTTAAAAGGGTGGAAACCACAAAAGAGGGGGTGCACATTGAGGATAAGCCCAAGAGAAAGGTGAAGAGGCCCACTTACCTTCACGATTTCGTATGAGGAAACGGCCAAAACAGAAGCTTCTGTCAAATCTTCTCCAAATCGCCTTGCTTGGAATTGTTGGTTCTGCGGAGCAACTTCTTATCAGAATTGGTTATTGTAATATTCCTAGAATGATTCTGTACTAGGAATTCTATAAGAACCTTGTAATAACAAGCAAAAAACAATAAGAATTTTACGAAACCTTCCCTCATTCTGACGTATTCTGCTTCTCCCTTTTCTCTAGAGGTGCTAGACCTCAAAATCTAGCTTCAAATACTCTGTCGCTAACAGGTTGCACGTCAAGGTAAAAAATAAGAGCAATAACAgtgcataaaaaaattagtggAACAATGGATTTATATCAAAACAGAAAATTATCTAAATTACACAAATgagataatatataataaataattaaagaaaataaaaacatgtgtaAGCTTAAAAAGATAAGTCATgctaatatgaaaaataagtcTTTTGAAATTGCTGAAACCAGACTACAACCAAATGAAGgggcttttgatttttattcgaaaaaagaagaatatttctcttaagttttcagttttttgttaagaaaaaatataaaaatattagacaGACAAAAGCAACGGATGGATTTTGATTTTCATTGAAAAGTAACTTTTTTCCTAAGTTGTAAGTTAATTGAGTTAAAGAAAAAGACACAAGTATTagaaataactaattttttattatatatgtttatatatgaaaaataacaattttggaAGCCACGTGATTGGTAGTATATAGTTTTGTCTGGATTGTGATGTTCCTTACCTGGGACAGTTGGTGTCCATATCCTCGGTCAGTCGATAGATGTATGTTTTGGCAGTCATGGCTCTATAATGGAGATGTCTCTGTCGGTTAGCTAACTGAAATCAAATCAGTGTTGATGTTGAACTAATGTTAGTTATCCATTTATTCGGTCATATGGGTTGGCCTGTTGAACTAATGTTAGTTATCCATTTATTCGGTCATATGGGTTGGCCTCTTGCCGGACGGTCCATATAGTATAGTTTGATTATTTAAACATCTAAaaataatatctaattaattatctttatttttcatttactattattttatattttttatttacacatGTCTCAAAAGTGAAAGGAATAACCTTTTGTTATCCTATTTTTGTATTCAAGAATAATTTATCATGTACTCTCTAATCCAGAAGATATAAGACACTTACAACAGAATTACAAAGATAAATATGATTTAACCGAAGAAGATCACATATATAGTTTAACAATCAACTTTACAAACACACTTATAATAAGTCATTTATCTTGTTACATTTATTGTGTATTTGGTCcctaaaacttttattttttagtggATGGTAATGGTTCtctcattcttcttctttcaaAACTGCGCATATCCATTCCTAGTACAGCTGTCACATAGAGTGTTGGTGGTGATGAGTTGTTGGTTTGCGTATTATACTAAAAATTTAGATCACATATTAGACTCTCCAATGGATGATAACGAAGGCACATAAGCATTGGacaattttttcaaacaataatGACTAAAATAATGAACTCAAATTCTAAAATCATTTAGTTTgccaagaaattaaatataaattggatatataatataataaaaattaaatataaatttaaattaatatgtattaagatatatataaaatattaaaatatgttttattattaaattaaatgttagggttttaattattttaatacacttcgtttattgattaaaaaaatacactttgTTTAAACACACTTTGTTTAAACGACACACTCAAATTGAGCCATGCATCCATGTCACTTCCATTATTGTACCAGAATTGCAAAGACAAACATAACCTATGTCCAACAAATCGAGAAGCAGAACAAATCATTTCAGTTGTacatttctttctctatttcGTCTCTCTTTGGAATTGTAGCTGTCACCGCAGGGCTTCAACTTCTGCCATGAAAACGCGAGTCTCGCTGCCTGATATGTGCACTAAAGGAGAGGCTTTGATTGATCCACGTTGATTCCAGTGTAAAGTGCCTTTTCAATTTCTGTCATGGCTTCACTAAGGTTTTGGTTTCTCTTCgtgattatatatgtatatttgtgtaatcgattatggttgaacataattgattataaagaAGATCTTagaacaaaaaagagaaagcaaCAAGCAAGGATCACTTGTATAATATTATACATTGATATTTAGTATCCATGGTTCTCACAATTAGGAGTTACGTACATAGAACTTTTACAATTAGGAGTTATATAGAACTttcacgaaaaaaaaaaaaaggagaattaCAGAGAACCCACAAAGCCTTAAATCTTATTACAACACACCTTATTACAACACCACATGGTGACAATTTTGTGAATTCCAAAAATGCCCTTTTGACGAAAATATAATTCGGTTGAACTATTATACaccagaaaaatattttctattttctgttGTTTACTAtgggaaaaaaaactaaaaaatagtattatattTGTACACTTGAATGTACATGTTTTttctatctattttttcttaccaaaataatattttattaatatttatttgtttttcttctaaCTCACCTTGGAtctcacatatttttttatctttttttttcatcccattatttatcacatttagtagtttccttatttttttttagttattttttatatttcccttttctttttactcATCCACCTCAAAATTAAGGAGTATGTTGAACATTTTCCAAGTTTTAAATAActtgttagttaaaaaaaacaagacaaaTCTTAAAATATACCTATATTAATTAACAAAGTATGTCCAggcattcaattaaaaaaataattaattaaatactttaACGTACAAAAATCCAGCTTTACTTCACTCATTTTGAATCCCGTTTTCGAGGGAACAATTGAGTAACGGATAGTAAATATTTGGTCCATTCCCCTTTTAGATCCTAATAAAAATCTAGATGGGTAATTATATCGTCACATGCCTGTACGAAGCATCGGAAGCAACAACCAATAGCTGCTCTCCACATTCATAGGAACGTCGCAATCTCAACGACACCATCACAGCTCAGCAACGGAAACTAGTGAGAGACCAAATAGATATACTACTTTTTCATCAtttagaaatcaaaataatatttttttatcatttaagcaTCAAGTACTATTATCAATCTTAAATTAGTCAACAATCCAAATAATGTTTACTTGTATGTATTAccatttaaaatatcaatatataatcAAAGTTAGAAAAAGTTGGTAATGATAGAAACATAAATttggtttaattaaaaaattccaaGCTTCATTCAAATTCCATTTCCATTATGATCGAATAATCCTCAACAAAAATCTTCAGACTTCTCTTTAACAATccatgatattattaaatgagAGACAATTATTCATAGTTTCGACATAATTTATCAGGCAAACCTGATTCAACTAAAAGAAGATTACATAATTTAACAATGGACTTTCCACAAACCGCTAAGACAAGAATCACATGCTTTCATAGATAACAATTAGAAGATAATCGTGGCTTaattaaaatctcaagtggagTAGCTTTAGTCTTGCCTAATCCAACGGTTTCAGTCATATCAATAGGTTCATTTGATGgatttaagaatgaaaaagaatgaaaaagactGGCAAGAATCAAATGAACCATTTGAAGGCTAAAGGATATTCCAGGACACACTCTTCTACCACCACCAAATGGTAATAGCTCAAAATGATGTCCCCTAACATCAATGTCTTTATGGGTGGTTAGAAACCTTTCTGGTTTGAACTCTAATGGATTTGACCAAACACTAAGATCTGTGTGGATCTTCCAAATATTTGTAATTAGACGAGTTCCTTTTTTGACATTGTAGCCACCTAAAGTGCAATCCTCTATGAATTCACGAGGTGATGAGAGAGGAACTGAAGGGTATAATCTTAAAGTTTCTTTGACCACAGCTTGAAGGTATGTTAACTTACTTATATCAGACTCAGTTATACATCTCTCTTTTCCAACTTGGAAGTCAAGTTCTGCTATAACTTTTTCCAATACAATAGGATTTCTCAATATCAAACATACTGCCCATGTAAGAGTATTAGTGATTGATTCAGTTCCTCCTGAAATTACTGTCtgcaaatcaaaattaaaaaaaataatatgttaagCAAAAGTAGAATGTCGTATAAGTGAGAGCTTAAATAAGTCAAGGCAAATGGATATGATATTTGCATGCTTAAGATCTTGTAGTTACACATTCTTCGAATCTCTAGTACATGAAGTTGAaaatctctctctcaaaataGACATTTCCAATagatcataaataaattaataaattgtgaAGTCATCTACTATATATAGTcgaactaattaaaatttatttaaatcattcaATTGATATCCTTAATTAAAAGTCTATGTTTCTATAAGTGAGAATCTAAACCATTGTTTCTCACTTTGTGAAAAACTTAAACCTCTTTCACTATATTCATATTTCATAGCCCAATGTtctaatcataaaattattagtCCCATTTAAAGTCATCTGTGCTAACAACCTAATCATATAGCAGTATAATGCatatttggattaaaatttacaaacttTAGTTtgagttaaatttaaatttacaaagGCAATTCAATTCTTCCTTTTACAAAACTGAGTAGTAACACAAAATTTTCATTGCAAACACATTTTTGGTAGTAACCAAACATTTTaccaaaatgaatttattttccaaaaatatattCACCATTTAAAAGTACTTCTTCAATTCAACTGATAACCAAAGATGTTCATAGTAGGTCCAATATACATACCAGTAAATTGGATTTGATGATGGTATCCGCATCTATGCCATGAATTGTTTTTCCATCAAACAAGGAAAGCATGGCGTCCACGAAGTCTTGAATTCCATCAACGTTGTTCTCACCAAAAGCCCTATTTTGTTTGTGCTCCTCTAACCACTCACCAAAAATCTCATCCAAATCCTTGGCAGTTTCCTTCATGGCCTTCTCATAGCCACCAAAATCAAACCATCTCAAGAAAGGAATAGCATCTGCCACCGTGAACACCCCCATCAGACGCATGAACTCCTTCACAGCCTCCACACATCTCTGAGCCTTCTCATCATCCATAGTTCTAGCACCGAA is a window encoding:
- the LOC100804153 gene encoding cytochrome P450 82A4-like; amino-acid sequence: MIHSIIAHLCRSSHYSKQSSLFKMEFVLNYLNATAIGVLSITLFFLFLYNPFKFALGKKEAPKVAGAWPILGHLPLLSGSETPDRVLGALADKYGPIFTINYGVKKALVISNWEIAKECFTKNDIVVSSRPKLLAIELMCYNQAMFGFAPYGPYWREQRKITTLEILTSRRVEQLQHVRVSEVQSSIKELFNVWSSNKNNESGYALLELKQWFSQLTYNMVLRMVVGKRLFGARTMDDEKAQRCVEAVKEFMRLMGVFTVADAIPFLRWFDFGGYEKAMKETAKDLDEIFGEWLEEHKQNRAFGENNVDGIQDFVDAMLSLFDGKTIHGIDADTIIKSNLLTVISGGTESITNTLTWAVCLILRNPIVLEKVIAELDFQVGKERCITESDISKLTYLQAVVKETLRLYPSVPLSSPREFIEDCTLGGYNVKKGTRLITNIWKIHTDLSVWSNPLEFKPERFLTTHKDIDVRGHHFELLPFGGGRRVCPGISFSLQMVHLILASLFHSFSFLNPSNEPIDMTETVGLGKTKATPLEILIKPRLSSNCYL